GAAGATCATTTTGTGTGAGAGCCCTGATCCAGTCATTggaattgtcacgacttccaccgaagtcggcccctctccttgttggGGCGGCGTTcggaggtcgacgtcaccggctttctatccatcgccgctccattcttcaattatccattggttttgtcttgttccattcaCACCTGGTTTGCATTACCCAATCACATTaattgtatttattcctctgttccccctcatgtctttgtgttaAATTATTTGTAGTGTTGTACGCACTAGTCTCAGCGTTTGTTATTTTCTGTGTGTTTTCAGAAAGTGTATTTGTGTTGCTATACATTTATGTTGTGTGACATTTGTGCGCGCGATACATTTTGCCTTGTTGGCTGGAGGAGGTTTTTGACGCAGCTGCGTCTATTTGTAGATCTCTCCTACCGTAATAAAGTTtgcgcctgttcacaattctctgctctcctgcacctgactctctCTATATCAATTACTTTCTTCACGATTGGCTTTACAAATCCCTCATATTCCACATCATCAGTGACAGGTATTGTAATAAAACTGTAATGTAGAGACTCTTCTTTAATATACCAACTTTTCGTTGTCCGTACCACTGTGACGGTGTGTCCCTGAGAGTGAAGAGCCTTGATCAGATTGTCCATGTTCAACCAGTGACTACCTTCTAAGGGAAATAATAGAATTTTCCCACCATCGTAGATTCTCCAAGAAACAACCAGTAAAGATATGAGAAGGTATGAGTTTATGCTTCCATTATGGCTTGGCATCTTTCATCTGAATGATAGGTGAAATCAGAAGGCGGGATGAACAGAATGCAAAACAACAACTCTTGTTTTTGTATCAGGTAGACTCTGACTGACTTCAGTCCCCAAATAAGTCTCCCAGTTTCTAACAGACTCACAGACTTAAAAGCTAATCTCAAGACACCTCTGTAATGCAAAGAGATGGTCTCAGAAGCTGGAAAGTAGGTACATTAATTCACTCTAACAATGATTTATCTGCTAAGTTACCTGTATCACACAAGCCAAACAGTCGTTTTTGCTCATACAAGAGCATTCACAGCTGAATTCTTCAGTGAAGCTTATTCAAGCGGATTATAATTAAACTCTTTCTTGATCTAGTTATGTAATACTGCTTTTCTGAGAATGTAGCcactgttaaaaaaatatatattttattttgtattttaccaACCTAGAGTTAATAAAATAGAAAAGTGTAATGTAAGGGTAATATAAAAGGGTAgtgtatttaaaaatgtaatataaaaGGGTAgtgtatttaaaaatgtaatataaaaGGGTAgtgtatttaaaaatgtaatataaaaGGGTAgtgtatttaaaaatgtaatataaaaGGGTAGTGTATATAAAAGGGTAGGTTAATGTCGACTTAAAAAGGTTAAAAAGGTTAATGTCGACTTAAACATAAAAGGTAATGGGTCATATAAAAGGGTAATGGTAAAGGGTACTGTACACTTATTTACAAAGGGGTGGATTAAAAGTTATTTATTAACACTTTATTAACTAGTCTCATGTGGCCAGCCTTCCATAATCCTGTCTCCTTAACTGTGAGAAGCCTGTTTTTCAGAGGCAAGAAAGACAGTAACCTGGAGAATTGTATTCCTTGTTATACTTTACTTTGTGAGATATGCCTATAGGGAGGTATCCTCCTTTCAGAATATAAAACAATTGTATGTTCATTTAATCTATAAACAGATACAGCAACATAGAGCCAACAATCCCTCATTCATATACACAAATCAAGAATCATGATGGAACGAGAATCCATTGCAATTATAACTGCTCTCCCACACCCACATGTGAGTAAGTGTCTCTTCTTCTGCACTGACTGCAGTGTCTCTGAAATGATTGTGCTCAGTGCACTTAGTCTCAGTTTAGTCTTATCCGCTGCCGCCTGCATGGTTGGGGACGATGATGTTTGCCCATTTGTAGATGACAGGAatgaagagcagagcagagcccagTACTGAGACCAGAAGAAAGGTCCACAGGAACACACGATCCAGAACTTGAGCCACAAACTTCCAGTCCTGcaccacctggagagagagaccaaaacGCCCTTCAGACTCCAACACATGACCTCGTTGACACAGGCTGGGAGGGCTTTGCACTCAGAGGTGCAGTTGCATGTGACAAGCAGAGGATGGAGACAAATATACAGTATGGAGATGATGAATATATAGAGAGAATTACAGTAAGACTTCAAAAACCTAAATTCAGTACTATAGAATTGATTTTGAATGGTGTTCAAAtcataacaaacaaacacaatatTCTCCCATGCCAACTTTGTCATTGATACTGCAGGGGCAGACTGATTCTCTGTAACTCAATGGGATCTTACCTCTCTGACCTCGTTCTCCTTGACCACATGCATGGTGATGTAGCGGATAGAGTCCAAAGCAGCCTGCAGGTTATTCctagaggagagatgaggggtggaCTCTGGTGAAGAACCCTTCGTAATGCCCCCtactaccccctctctccctgccagTCCTGCCCACTCTCTCCCTGCCAGTCCTTCCCTGGCCCCGCCTGGGGTAGCATAGCGGTCCACGTGGCTGCGCATACACAGCAGCTTAGGCAGCCTGTGCAGGAAGATACGGCGCACCCAGGGCGCCATGCCTTGGTGCGTGGACGAGGAGCGGTGGTGGATGTTGATGGCGAAGACGGTGATGACGATTGAGAGCGTGACAAAGATCATGGTGAACACCAGGTACTCCCCGATCAGAGGGATGACCTTGGAGGAGGATGGAATGATCTCCTCGATCACGAGAAGGAAGACGGTGAGGGACACCAGCACAGAGGTGCACAGGGAGATCTTCTCCCCGCCGTTGGAGGGCAGGTAGAAGACCAGGATGGTGAGGAAGGAAAGGCCGAtacaggggataatgaggaagaggGTGTAGAAGAGCGGCAGTCTACGGATGATAAAGGAGTAGGTGATGAAGGGGAAGTGGCAGGAACCGTCCATCCTCAGACCACGG
This region of Salmo trutta chromosome 29, fSalTru1.1, whole genome shotgun sequence genomic DNA includes:
- the LOC115167326 gene encoding neuronal acetylcholine receptor subunit alpha-5 isoform X1, with product MLRAGPAATTLILLLSYCCCHLCHSLGIPKLSSYAKTEDKLFKNLFRNYQKWVRPVEYLNGTVRVRFGLAISQLVDVDEKNQLMTTNVWMKQEWLDMKLRWNPDDYLGITNIRVPSDSIWIPDIVLYDNADGRFEGSVTKAVVRYDGTITWTQPANYKSACIIDVTFFPFDLQNCSMKFGSWTYDGSQVDILLEDFHVDKRDYFDNGEWEIVKATGSRGLRMDGSCHFPFITYSFIIRRLPLFYTLFLIIPCIGLSFLTILVFYLPSNGGEKISLCTSVLVSLTVFLLVIEEIIPSSSKVIPLIGEYLVFTMIFVTLSIVITVFAINIHHRSSSTHQGMAPWVRRIFLHRLPKLLCMRSHVDRYATPGGAREGLAGREWAGLAGREGVVGGITKGSSPESTPHLSSRNNLQAALDSIRYITMHVVKENEVREVVQDWKFVAQVLDRVFLWTFLLVSVLGSALLFIPVIYKWANIIVPNHAGGSG
- the LOC115167326 gene encoding neuronal acetylcholine receptor subunit alpha-5 isoform X3; amino-acid sequence: MKLRWNPDDYLGITNIRVPSDSIWIPDIVLYDNADGRFEGSVTKAVVRYDGTITWTQPANYKSACIIDVTFFPFDLQNCSMKFGSWTYDGSQVDILLEDFHVDKRDYFDNGEWEIVKATGSRGLRMDGSCHFPFITYSFIIRRLPLFYTLFLIIPCIGLSFLTILVFYLPSNGGEKISLCTSVLVSLTVFLLVIEEIIPSSSKVIPLIGEYLVFTMIFVTLSIVITVFAINIHHRSSSTHQGMAPWVRRIFLHRLPKLLCMRSHVDRYATPGGAREGLAGREWAGLAGREGVVGGITKGSSPESTPHLSSRNNLQAALDSIRYITMHVVKENEVREVVQDWKFVAQVLDRVFLWTFLLVSVLGSALLFIPVIYKWANIIVPNHAGGSG
- the LOC115167326 gene encoding neuronal acetylcholine receptor subunit alpha-5 isoform X2 is translated as MLRAGPAATTLILLLSYCCCHLCHSLGIPKLSSYAKTEDKLFKNLFRNYQKWVRPVEYLNGTVRVRFGLAISQLVDVEWLDMKLRWNPDDYLGITNIRVPSDSIWIPDIVLYDNADGRFEGSVTKAVVRYDGTITWTQPANYKSACIIDVTFFPFDLQNCSMKFGSWTYDGSQVDILLEDFHVDKRDYFDNGEWEIVKATGSRGLRMDGSCHFPFITYSFIIRRLPLFYTLFLIIPCIGLSFLTILVFYLPSNGGEKISLCTSVLVSLTVFLLVIEEIIPSSSKVIPLIGEYLVFTMIFVTLSIVITVFAINIHHRSSSTHQGMAPWVRRIFLHRLPKLLCMRSHVDRYATPGGAREGLAGREWAGLAGREGVVGGITKGSSPESTPHLSSRNNLQAALDSIRYITMHVVKENEVREVVQDWKFVAQVLDRVFLWTFLLVSVLGSALLFIPVIYKWANIIVPNHAGGSG